Below is a window of Desulfuromonas sp. DNA.
GTGGTCAACCGCCTCGACTGCGTCATCCTCGGGGCCACGGAGATCGACGTGGACTTCAACGTCAACGTCAACACAGAGTCCAACGGCTACCTTTTGCACAACACCGGGGGGCACTCGGACACCGCGGCCGGGGCCAGCCTGGCCATCATCGTCGCCCCCTCCATCCGCGGCCGCCTCCCTATCGTCCGCGACGCGGTGACCACGGTCACCACCCCCGGCGAGACAGTGGACGTGGTGGTCACCGAACGGGGCATCGCCGTCAGCGAACGTCACCCTGACCTGAAAAGGGAGCTGAAAAAACGAAAGATGCCGGTCAAGGACATCCGCGCGTTGCAGCGGGAGATCCTCCAGGTCACCGGGCGGCCCCGCCCCTTGGAGTTTTCGGAGCAGATCGCCGCCCTCATCGAGTACCGGGACGGGACCATCATCGATGTTGTTCGTCACGTTCAGGAATAAGCTTCTCGAAGCCCGGGACAGCCGCCACCGGGCCCTGCTCAGGGCCCTTACGGTCCGGACACCGGCGGTCCTGTCCCTCGCCCTGAACATCCCGGGGCAGGGGAAAACCCCTACCGGAAGCGCGGAACTCTTCTGCTGGGGACGCGACCGCCTCGAACGCTCCTTCTCGGGCCTGGTGGAGTTTCAAGGGGGGGAGGATGCGGCCGGCCATTACGCCCTCTTCCTGCTGGGAACCGCCCCCCTCCTCGCCAAGGTGCGCTGCCTGGCACTGGAAGAAAGCCGCCCCGCCGCCCGGCTCCTCGACCTCGACGTTTTCGACCGCCTCGGCCGCCCCATCGACCGCGCCCTTCTGGGGCTGTCCCAGCGAACCTGCCTGGCCTGCTCCCGGCCGGCCAAGGAGTGCATCCGCACCGGCAGCCACGACCAGCCTGCCCTGCAGAGGAGGATCGATGACCTGCTCGCGCCGTTTCGCCCTGGAAAAGCTGTGCGCCGCCCTGACCGAGGGGCTGCGTAAGGAGCTCCGGCTCACCCCCAAGCCCGGCCTGGTCGACCTGCTCGACAGCGGCTCCCACCGGGATCTCTCCTTCTTCAGGATGCTCGCCTCCGTGAAGATGGTGGGGGACTTTTTTCGGGAAATGGCCTCCGCCCTCTGTGCGGGGGAGTCCCTTCCGAGGCTGGTCGCCATCGGCAGGGACGCGGAGCGACGCCTGCTGGCCGCTTTTGGCGGCAACACCCACAAGGGGGGCATTTTTCTCGGAGGGCTGCTGCTGAGCGCCCGGGCCCGGTGCGCCGGCGACTCTCCCGAGCAGCTGCGCCACGCGGTGCGCGCCGTGGCCAGCGAGTTCTTTGCCTTCCATGCCCCGGAGGGCACCAACGGCGAGAGAGCCCGGCGGGAACTCGGGGCGTCCGGCATCCGCGGCGAGTGCCTCGCAGGCCTGCCAGCTCTGTTCGACGTGGCCATGCCGGCATACCACCAGGGTAAGCAACTGGGCTTCGGTCACGAAAAGGCCGCCTTACTCGTCATGAGCCGCCTCATGCAAAGCGTGGAGGACACAACCGCCCTGCACCGTTGCGGCGAAGCGGGGCTGGCCCGCCTGCAGGACGACGGCCGCCGCCTGGAAGCGGTGCTGCTGCAGGGAGACTCCCCTGTGCCGCTTCTTCTTCACCTCAATGCCGATTACCGACGGATGAACCTGACCATGGGGGGGGTCGCCGACCTTCTCGGCCTCACCTTCGCCACCCTCGACCACCTGGAAGCCCCATCCGCAACCCTTTCCCGGCCCGTCCCCGCCGTTCTTCTCGCCGGCCGCCCCCCAGGTGCAACCTGAACGAGGGGCGTCTCCCAGCCCCTGTCCGCGCGCATCTGAAAAGCGCGTGAACCCCCATCCACGCTTTTCCAGGCCAAGAGGCCTTGCCGCCTGAACACACAAGAGCCGGGCCCCTGGGGACCCGGCTCTTGTGCCTCTCTCCTATTTCAATCGACAAAATTCAATCGAGAGTCACCAGCAGGTCGTCCTGCTGCACCTGATCGCTCTCCTTGAAAAAGATCTCTTTGACAACACCGTCCCTCTTGGCCTTGACGTTCGTCTCCATCTTCATCGCCTCGGTGGAGAGGAGGGTTTCACCCTCCTTGACCTCGTCGCCTACGCTGACGAGCATCTTGAAAATCTTGCCGGGCATCGGCGCCCCGACCTGCTTTGTATCATCAGGGTCGGCCTTGACATGGCTGACCTCCTCGGTCTCGACCGACAGATCCGTGACCTTCACCTGGCGCGGCTCGCCGTTGAGTTCGAAATAGATGTTACGGGTTCCATCCTCGTGGACGCGGCCAATGGCGTTAAGCTTGATAATCAGGGTCTTGCCCGCCTCGATGTCGATGCTCACCTCGTCCCCAACATCGAGGCCATAGAAGAAGACCGGCGTCGGGAGAAAAGATGTGTCGCTGTACTCCTGGCGGTGACGGTCGAACTCCTCGAAAACCCCGGGGTAGAGGACAGCGGAGAGAACGTCCCGTTCGGAAACGACGTGGCCGAGTTTTTTCTCCAGCTCCGCCTTCTTGGCGTCGAGGTAGACGGGCTCGAGCAGCTCGCCGGGGCGATGGGTCAGGGGCTTCTCGTCCTTGAGGATGATCTTCTGCAGCTTCTCCGGGAAGCCCCCGTAAGGCTGGCCGATCATCCCCTTGAAAAAGTCGACCACCCCCTGCGGAAAGGTCAAATCGTGACCGCGCTCGAAAACGTCCTCGGGTTCCAGGTTGTTCTGCACCATGAACATGGCCATGTCGCCGACGATCTTCGACGAGGGAGTGACCTTCACCAGGTCGCCGAACATGTCGTTGACCTTACGGTACATTTCCTTGCACTCCTCCCAGCGATGGCCGAGGCCGAGCCCCTCGACCTGGGGCTTGTAGTTGGAGTACTGGCCACCGGGAATCTCGTGATAGTAGACCTGCGCCGTCCCCGAGCGCAGCTCTGACTCAAAGGGGGCGTAGTAGGTGCGAACCGTCTCCCAGTAGTTTGTCAGTTTCTGCATGCCGGCCATGTCGAGCTGGGGGTCCCAGATCGAGCCTTCCAGGGCCGAGAGCAGGGCGTTGAGATTGGGCTGGGCGGTCAGGCCGGAGACGGAGGAGAGTGCCGCGTCGACGATGTCGCATCCGGCCTGGGCGGCCATCATCAGCATGGCGCCCCCGTTGCTGGAGGTGT
It encodes the following:
- a CDS encoding citrate lyase holo-[acyl-carrier protein] synthase; this translates as MLFVTFRNKLLEARDSRHRALLRALTVRTPAVLSLALNIPGQGKTPTGSAELFCWGRDRLERSFSGLVEFQGGEDAAGHYALFLLGTAPLLAKVRCLALEESRPAARLLDLDVFDRLGRPIDRALLGLSQRTCLACSRPAKECIRTGSHDQPALQRRIDDLLAPFRPGKAVRRPDRGAA
- a CDS encoding triphosphoribosyl-dephospho-CoA synthase, encoding MTCSRRFALEKLCAALTEGLRKELRLTPKPGLVDLLDSGSHRDLSFFRMLASVKMVGDFFREMASALCAGESLPRLVAIGRDAERRLLAAFGGNTHKGGIFLGGLLLSARARCAGDSPEQLRHAVRAVASEFFAFHAPEGTNGERARRELGASGIRGECLAGLPALFDVAMPAYHQGKQLGFGHEKAALLVMSRLMQSVEDTTALHRCGEAGLARLQDDGRRLEAVLLQGDSPVPLLLHLNADYRRMNLTMGGVADLLGLTFATLDHLEAPSATLSRPVPAVLLAGRPPGAT